The following are encoded together in the Pseudoalteromonas shioyasakiensis genome:
- the agaR gene encoding transcriptional repressor AgaR, with protein MLTTIERRQKIVLMTEENGKVNVKDLAKTFDISEVSIRHDLNELGKRGLVVRSRGGAIACDKLAKELSVKDKHNENYAVKVLLAKAVASLVDDGDSLIIDSGTTTEEVAKALTNKQGLTVMTNGLNIAHVLADIEDANVFMLGGQLRKKSMSFYSNEVEQALSKYNFKKVILGVDGIDSEAGITTHYEPEAMLNRTMCTRADKVIAVTDSSKFGKRALYNVLPLKSIDVLVTDKNMPAEFVESLTSSGIEVIIV; from the coding sequence AAAATGGCAAAGTAAATGTTAAAGATCTTGCAAAGACCTTTGATATTTCGGAGGTTAGCATTCGCCATGATCTTAACGAGCTCGGTAAGCGTGGCTTAGTTGTCCGTTCACGTGGTGGGGCAATTGCCTGCGATAAATTGGCAAAAGAGCTTTCGGTAAAAGATAAGCATAACGAAAACTACGCAGTGAAAGTGTTATTAGCGAAAGCTGTGGCAAGTTTGGTTGATGATGGCGACTCTTTAATTATTGATTCTGGCACCACCACAGAAGAAGTTGCCAAAGCATTAACCAATAAGCAGGGCCTTACGGTGATGACAAACGGCCTTAATATTGCCCATGTACTGGCTGATATTGAAGATGCAAATGTGTTTATGCTCGGTGGGCAATTGCGAAAGAAATCAATGTCTTTCTACTCAAATGAAGTTGAGCAAGCACTTAGTAAATATAACTTTAAAAAGGTTATTTTAGGGGTTGATGGTATCGACTCAGAAGCGGGGATCACCACTCATTATGAGCCCGAGGCAATGTTGAATCGCACTATGTGCACCCGCGCAGATAAAGTCATTGCAGTAACCGATTCAAGTAAATTTGGTAAGCGTGCTTTGTATAATGTATTGCCGCTTAAATCAATCGATGTGCTGGTCACCGACAAAAATATGCCGGCAGAGTTCGTTGAATCATTAACGAGCTCAGGCATCGAGGTGATTATCGTTTAA
- a CDS encoding pirin family protein produces the protein MKVIQQLNSHATQDGDGVNISRIPGFDGKYLDPFLMIDELKSDDHSDFMGGFPAHPHRGIETFTYIIKGGFEHQDQMGNKKAIRAGDVQWMSTGFGVIHSEMPLADAKEGMHGFQIWLNMPSAEKLRAPRYQDTTEAPAPTTQNEQGVELKALAGSWQFAGEDQDSSLQDLAADGMLADVTLPAGTQFYHAPLTQTKVMIYIHTGEIHTEQGGPVKAGSLLILEPGSDIEFNSQTGAGALILAGEPLKQPIAHMGPFVMTTQAELQQAVRDYQLGKFGTL, from the coding sequence ATGAAAGTGATTCAACAATTAAATAGCCATGCCACACAAGATGGTGACGGCGTAAACATCAGTCGTATTCCTGGCTTTGATGGCAAGTATTTAGACCCTTTTTTAATGATCGATGAGCTTAAGTCTGATGATCACAGTGATTTTATGGGCGGCTTTCCTGCGCATCCTCACCGTGGTATCGAAACCTTTACTTATATTATTAAAGGTGGCTTTGAGCACCAAGATCAAATGGGTAACAAAAAAGCGATCCGTGCCGGCGATGTGCAGTGGATGAGTACCGGTTTTGGTGTGATCCACAGTGAAATGCCATTAGCGGATGCCAAAGAAGGCATGCACGGCTTTCAGATTTGGCTCAATATGCCAAGTGCCGAGAAACTCAGAGCACCACGTTATCAAGATACCACTGAAGCGCCAGCGCCAACGACTCAAAATGAGCAAGGTGTTGAGCTAAAAGCCTTAGCTGGAAGCTGGCAGTTTGCCGGTGAAGATCAGGACTCTAGCTTACAAGACCTCGCCGCTGATGGCATGCTTGCTGATGTGACTTTACCGGCTGGTACGCAGTTTTACCATGCACCGCTTACACAAACGAAGGTGATGATTTATATCCATACCGGAGAAATTCACACTGAACAGGGCGGCCCAGTTAAAGCAGGCAGCTTATTGATTTTAGAGCCTGGCAGTGACATTGAGTTTAACTCGCAAACTGGTGCTGGGGCATTAATTCTAGCCGGTGAGCCGCTTAAGCAACCAATCGCTCATATGGGCCCGTTTGTAATGACAACCCAAGCTGAGTTACAGCAAGCAGTACGTGACTATCAGCTAGGTAAATTTGGCACACTATAG
- the rsmH gene encoding 16S rRNA (cytosine(1402)-N(4))-methyltransferase RsmH — protein MTAQFEHVSVLMDETIDALDIKPEGIYMDGTFGRGGHSGQILARLSEQGRLQAIDQDPQAIKAAEKFADDGRFSIAHTRFSNLKTVAEDNDLIGKVDGILLDIGVSSPQLDDAERGFSFMKDGPLDMRMDPTSGRSAAQWLAEAELEDITHVIKTYGEEKFGRRIAHKIIETREHTEITSTKQLADLVDEAVPVKDKYKHPATRTFQAIRIYINSELEEIQTALQAAVEVLKPGGRLVVISFHSLEDRIVKQFIKKQSKGEAIPRGLPLTDAQINKNLTLKAVGKAIKPSKAEIEANPRSRSSVLRVAQRL, from the coding sequence ATGACAGCGCAATTTGAACATGTCTCTGTACTGATGGACGAAACCATAGATGCTTTGGATATTAAACCCGAAGGCATTTACATGGATGGCACATTTGGTCGCGGTGGGCACTCTGGGCAAATTCTTGCGCGTTTAAGTGAGCAAGGTCGCTTACAAGCAATTGACCAAGATCCACAAGCTATTAAAGCCGCCGAAAAGTTTGCTGATGATGGGCGTTTTTCGATTGCCCACACTCGTTTTTCAAACCTTAAAACAGTTGCCGAAGATAACGATTTAATCGGTAAAGTAGACGGTATTTTGTTAGATATCGGTGTTTCTTCGCCACAGCTTGATGATGCTGAACGCGGTTTTAGCTTTATGAAAGATGGCCCGCTTGATATGCGCATGGACCCAACCAGTGGTCGCAGTGCTGCACAATGGCTCGCTGAAGCTGAACTTGAAGATATTACCCATGTGATTAAAACCTACGGCGAAGAAAAGTTTGGTCGTCGTATAGCTCATAAAATAATTGAAACACGTGAGCACACTGAAATCACAAGCACAAAGCAGCTTGCTGACTTAGTCGATGAAGCGGTGCCAGTGAAAGATAAGTATAAGCACCCAGCTACACGTACATTCCAAGCGATCCGTATTTATATCAATAGTGAACTTGAAGAAATTCAAACTGCACTGCAAGCCGCTGTTGAGGTTTTAAAACCTGGTGGACGTTTAGTCGTTATTTCGTTCCACTCGTTAGAAGATCGCATTGTTAAGCAGTTTATAAAAAAACAGAGTAAGGGAGAGGCGATACCCAGAGGTCTGCCTTTGACTGACGCACAAATAAATAAAAACCTGACGTTAAAGGCAGTGGGTAAAGCCATTAAGCCAAGTAAGGCGGAAATTGAAGCGAACCCGCGTTCACGTAGTTCAGTGTTAAGGGTTGCACAGAGGTTGTAA
- a CDS encoding DUF883 domain-containing protein, with protein sequence MTTATSKSNSSTETNSSANSNAAQVEAPFTEKATEAAHHAVDALSTRAASAEHSVRQGASSSAQTFSEKQAVARAKINEYSGKTRQLASENPLATAGIAFAAGMLVTALIRRK encoded by the coding sequence ATGACTACCGCAACTTCTAAATCGAACTCAAGCACAGAAACTAATAGCAGTGCAAACTCGAACGCGGCTCAAGTAGAGGCGCCATTCACAGAAAAAGCAACTGAAGCAGCACATCACGCTGTTGATGCACTTTCAACTCGTGCAGCAAGTGCTGAACATAGTGTTCGCCAAGGTGCGTCGAGCTCTGCTCAAACGTTTTCTGAAAAGCAAGCTGTAGCACGCGCTAAAATTAATGAGTACAGTGGTAAAACTCGTCAACTTGCATCAGAAAACCCACTTGCAACTGCAGGTATTGCCTTTGCTGCAGGCATGTTAGTAACTGCTCTTATTCGTCGTAAGTAA
- a CDS encoding mechanosensitive ion channel family protein, translating to MNYYLLFKNQLASLFTPTVSVTSQAIPESLSWQDLNSQITQFLHTTWQMLPALTLGIVAIIICYLLARPLSYLLIKPLGFVSESKLLHVVTRRFFSIIIILFGVYLFLRLAGLTSFAVAIMSGTGLVGLILGFAFRDIAENFISSMLLSVQRPFRIDDVIEVDGRLGVVKKVTARATTLVDFDGNHIQIPNATVYKNVIKNLTANPKMRGHFNVGIGYDNDIRYAQQLAMKVVNQNPAVINDPPSQVLIDSLGSATLNLTIYFWVNSNEHSTIKVASQLMRELVNTYLAEQISMPDDARERIILNSENDNEQPNNSVSAEPKTAKSLDDHSLDDVSSDADDIREQADQSRDPEQGSNII from the coding sequence ATGAATTATTATTTACTTTTTAAAAATCAACTGGCTAGTTTGTTTACACCGACAGTCTCAGTAACATCGCAAGCAATCCCTGAGAGCTTATCTTGGCAAGACTTAAACTCTCAAATTACGCAGTTTTTACATACTACATGGCAAATGTTACCTGCACTGACACTCGGTATTGTAGCTATCATTATCTGCTACTTATTAGCCCGTCCTTTATCATATTTATTAATTAAACCGCTTGGTTTTGTCAGTGAAAGTAAACTTTTACATGTGGTGACCAGGCGCTTTTTCAGCATCATTATCATCTTGTTTGGGGTGTACTTATTTTTGCGTCTTGCTGGGCTCACCAGTTTTGCTGTGGCGATTATGAGTGGGACTGGTTTAGTTGGGCTTATTTTAGGTTTTGCTTTTCGCGATATCGCCGAAAACTTTATTTCAAGTATGCTGCTTAGTGTGCAGCGCCCTTTTCGTATTGACGATGTTATCGAAGTTGATGGTCGTTTAGGGGTAGTTAAAAAAGTTACGGCTCGCGCCACCACCTTGGTTGATTTTGATGGTAATCACATTCAAATCCCTAATGCGACCGTCTATAAAAACGTCATTAAAAACCTCACCGCAAATCCTAAAATGCGAGGTCACTTTAACGTAGGCATTGGCTACGATAATGACATTCGCTATGCCCAACAATTAGCAATGAAAGTGGTTAATCAAAACCCTGCTGTTATTAATGATCCGCCAAGCCAAGTGTTAATTGATTCATTAGGCTCCGCTACTCTTAATCTAACCATTTATTTTTGGGTTAATAGTAACGAACACAGTACTATCAAAGTCGCTTCACAATTAATGCGAGAATTGGTCAATACCTATTTAGCAGAGCAAATAAGCATGCCTGATGATGCTCGCGAGCGAATTATTTTAAATAGCGAGAACGATAATGAGCAGCCAAACAATAGTGTAAGTGCTGAGCCAAAAACAGCAAAATCACTCGACGACCATAGCCTTGATGACGTTAGCAGTGATGCCGATGATATTCGCGAACAAGCGGATCAATCTCGCGACCCTGAACAGGGTAGCAATATAATTTAA
- a CDS encoding glutathione S-transferase family protein — translation MGLLVNGQWQDKWYDTDNNQGEFKREAAQLRNWVTEDGSAGQSGDAGFKAEKDRYHLYVSLACPWAHRTLIFRHLKGLEDYISVSVVSPDMLEHGWSFDKDNHSTGDTLFDSDFMHQIYTRNKADYSGRVTVPVLWDKKTQRIVSNESAEIIRMFNSAFNALTGNERDFYPQSLRSEIDEVNEFVYHNINNGVYRAGFATTQEAYTEAFDDLFAALDKIEQRLTANRYLVGETLTEADWRLFTTLIRFDSVYVGHFKCNLRTIESYPAISNYLRELYQIEGVSKTVDFYHIKRHYYFSHTMINPTQVVPKGPDIDYARPHNRG, via the coding sequence GTGGGATTACTAGTAAATGGCCAATGGCAAGATAAATGGTACGACACCGATAACAATCAAGGTGAGTTCAAACGTGAGGCAGCCCAGTTACGTAACTGGGTTACCGAAGATGGCAGTGCAGGGCAAAGTGGTGATGCGGGCTTTAAAGCTGAGAAAGATCGTTACCATCTTTATGTCTCTTTAGCTTGCCCTTGGGCTCATCGCACTTTGATTTTTCGCCATTTAAAAGGCCTTGAAGATTATATCAGTGTGTCGGTTGTAAGCCCTGACATGCTAGAGCATGGTTGGAGTTTTGATAAAGATAATCACAGCACCGGTGATACACTTTTCGATAGCGACTTTATGCATCAAATTTATACGCGTAACAAAGCCGATTATTCAGGTCGTGTGACGGTTCCCGTGCTTTGGGATAAAAAAACGCAGCGTATTGTTAGCAACGAATCTGCTGAAATTATCAGAATGTTTAATAGCGCGTTTAATGCCCTAACAGGCAATGAACGTGACTTTTATCCGCAATCGTTACGTTCTGAAATTGATGAAGTTAATGAGTTTGTTTATCACAACATTAATAATGGGGTGTATCGTGCAGGCTTTGCGACAACGCAAGAAGCTTACACGGAAGCCTTTGATGATCTCTTTGCCGCTCTAGATAAGATTGAGCAACGGTTAACAGCTAACCGTTATTTAGTGGGGGAGACACTGACTGAGGCCGACTGGCGTTTATTTACCACCTTAATTCGCTTCGACAGTGTTTATGTGGGCCACTTTAAATGTAATTTACGTACTATTGAGAGCTATCCGGCGATCAGCAACTATTTACGTGAGTTATATCAAATTGAAGGTGTAAGTAAGACCGTTGATTTTTATCATATAAAACGTCATTACTATTTTAGCCACACCATGATCAACCCAACTCAAGTTGTGCCAAAAGGGCCTGATATAGACTACGCTCGACCACATAATCGTGGTTAA
- a CDS encoding TonB-dependent receptor — MATTTRKTYLSVLISSILASSVSFAATAQQQENDSKAEEDVEVIEVTGIRSSIKESNFRKKEATTVVDVVVADDIGKFPDENLAEALQRIPGITITRNGGEGQNILVRGLGGGYNITTLNGRKLASENSGRDFNFDTIASELVGALQVSKSPEARLIEGGIGAVVDIETRKPLDQDGFTLSASAKGIYESRTGDVHPHASFIIGDNFNDDTFGVLFSGAYSKKTLRADTYSASGFFDEEEGWGADSAGVPVDMNGNGEIDGQSEIFASKIPSYMYFANAQDVRERVGATLAMQWRPTDTLDINFDALYSRYNTDGHRYQIGFVNYDESWTPGTPVFTDAEFDDSGRVVSMTQTGNTMVELLNLTNPRKTDTYQFALNAKWYPMDGLTLAVDVAHSKAKNENGGDNRFVVARGFIDSIGIDYTTGNMLPDVTLSPGLTADQSYGAHYSRNTGTGVEDTVNDFKFTGTFVPESDLVTRVDFGLTYLEQTKSQLEYASKNASQFSNGGQYLERDGYEFDDSTVVNVGDFNLFEIPSDVFVEANFDNFLDGESSITPEPWPSFDYDKLLAYYRSINAEATDKSIVASLNSSGTYEVTEEVLTAYAQVTLESTLANMPYMLNVGIRGSQTEVSSKGSVYDLSLIDLQEDGKPLENGWRETVEQSFKGDYSNILPSMNFKLSITDDLIYRFSAAQVISRPSLSYLRPWLAPNFDTYREGLPQLSMGDSSLTPEEANQADMTLEWYFEDSSSLSGGVFVKDLKSFIDYAESPVEIEGVRYFASYPGKSKYGATIKGAEFAYQQSLENLLPEPFNGLGFQLNYTYVDSSYDEPELKESGLPFRGMSKNSYNAVVYYEQYGFQARLAYNWRSKFLSDPDAWGGPYWISDYGQLDASMSYNISDQFTVFAEATNLTNERYWGYTKRTDQVSYLERFGTQVALGVRASF, encoded by the coding sequence ATGGCAACAACAACTAGAAAAACATATTTGAGCGTGCTGATAAGCTCGATTTTGGCCTCATCAGTCAGTTTCGCTGCGACGGCCCAACAACAAGAAAACGATAGTAAGGCCGAAGAGGATGTTGAGGTTATTGAAGTTACAGGGATCCGTAGCAGTATTAAAGAATCAAACTTTCGAAAGAAAGAAGCAACGACGGTTGTTGATGTCGTTGTCGCTGATGACATCGGTAAGTTCCCCGATGAAAACTTAGCGGAAGCATTGCAGCGTATTCCGGGCATCACCATTACTCGTAATGGCGGTGAGGGGCAAAATATTTTAGTCCGTGGTTTAGGTGGCGGCTACAACATTACCACGTTGAATGGTCGTAAACTGGCTTCTGAAAACTCAGGCCGCGACTTTAACTTTGATACGATTGCTTCAGAGTTAGTGGGGGCACTACAAGTGTCTAAGTCACCAGAAGCACGCTTAATTGAAGGGGGCATTGGTGCGGTTGTTGATATCGAAACGCGTAAACCACTAGACCAAGATGGCTTTACCTTGAGCGCTTCAGCAAAAGGGATTTATGAATCGCGAACAGGCGATGTACACCCGCATGCTTCATTCATCATAGGTGACAACTTTAATGATGATACCTTTGGTGTACTTTTCTCGGGTGCGTATTCTAAGAAAACTTTACGTGCAGACACGTATTCGGCAAGCGGCTTTTTTGACGAAGAAGAAGGTTGGGGGGCAGACAGCGCTGGTGTGCCAGTCGACATGAACGGCAACGGAGAAATTGATGGGCAAAGTGAAATATTTGCCTCAAAAATTCCGAGCTACATGTATTTTGCCAACGCGCAGGATGTGCGTGAACGCGTCGGTGCGACGTTAGCAATGCAATGGCGTCCAACAGATACCCTAGATATTAACTTTGATGCTCTTTATTCACGTTACAACACCGATGGTCATCGCTATCAAATTGGTTTTGTTAACTATGATGAAAGCTGGACGCCAGGCACGCCAGTGTTTACCGATGCAGAATTTGATGACTCAGGTCGTGTAGTATCAATGACGCAAACCGGTAACACCATGGTGGAGCTACTCAACTTAACCAACCCACGTAAAACCGATACTTATCAGTTTGCCCTTAATGCTAAATGGTATCCAATGGATGGCCTAACACTGGCTGTGGATGTTGCCCATTCAAAAGCGAAAAACGAAAACGGTGGTGATAACCGCTTTGTTGTAGCGCGTGGTTTTATTGACTCGATTGGCATTGATTACACGACAGGTAATATGCTGCCAGATGTTACCTTATCGCCTGGTTTAACTGCGGATCAATCATACGGTGCACACTATAGCCGTAATACTGGTACAGGTGTTGAAGACACGGTTAATGACTTTAAGTTTACCGGTACGTTTGTGCCTGAAAGTGATTTAGTTACCCGTGTTGATTTTGGTTTAACTTACCTTGAACAAACTAAGAGCCAGCTTGAATATGCATCAAAAAATGCCAGCCAATTTAGTAATGGCGGTCAATATTTAGAGCGCGATGGTTATGAATTTGATGACAGCACAGTAGTGAATGTTGGTGACTTTAACCTTTTTGAAATCCCAAGTGATGTGTTTGTTGAGGCGAATTTCGATAACTTCTTAGATGGCGAAAGTAGCATTACACCAGAGCCGTGGCCAAGTTTCGATTACGATAAGTTACTTGCTTATTATCGTTCAATTAATGCTGAAGCGACCGATAAGAGTATTGTTGCATCGCTCAATTCATCGGGTACTTATGAGGTAACCGAAGAAGTTCTTACCGCGTATGCGCAAGTGACGCTTGAAAGCACCCTTGCAAACATGCCGTATATGTTAAACGTCGGTATTCGTGGCTCGCAAACTGAAGTGAGCTCTAAAGGGTCGGTTTATGATCTATCGTTAATTGACTTACAAGAAGATGGTAAACCACTTGAAAATGGTTGGCGCGAAACCGTTGAGCAATCATTTAAAGGGGATTACAGCAACATTTTACCCAGCATGAACTTTAAGCTTAGTATTACCGATGATTTAATTTACCGTTTCTCTGCGGCACAAGTGATTAGTCGTCCATCTTTAAGCTACTTACGTCCGTGGCTTGCACCAAACTTTGATACGTATCGTGAAGGCTTACCGCAACTTTCTATGGGCGATTCATCGTTAACACCAGAAGAAGCGAATCAAGCTGATATGACCTTAGAATGGTACTTTGAAGACAGTAGTTCGTTAAGTGGAGGGGTGTTTGTCAAAGACCTGAAATCATTTATTGATTACGCCGAAAGTCCTGTTGAAATTGAAGGCGTACGTTACTTTGCATCTTACCCTGGTAAGAGTAAGTACGGTGCAACGATCAAAGGGGCTGAGTTTGCTTATCAGCAGTCACTTGAAAACTTATTACCTGAACCTTTCAATGGCTTAGGCTTTCAGCTGAACTACACCTATGTTGACAGTAGTTACGATGAGCCAGAGCTTAAAGAGTCAGGCTTGCCATTTAGAGGCATGTCGAAAAACTCATACAACGCCGTGGTTTACTATGAGCAATATGGTTTCCAAGCGCGTTTAGCGTATAACTGGCGTAGCAAATTCTTATCGGATCCTGATGCATGGGGCGGTCCATATTGGATCTCTGATTATGGTCAATTAGATGCCAGCATGAGCTATAACATCAGTGACCAATTCACAGTGTTTGCCGAAGCAACGAACTTAACGAATGAACGTTATTGGGGTTACACCAAGCGTACTGACCAAGTGAGTTACCTTGAGCGTTTTGGTACTCAAGTAGCCTTGGGTGTTCGAGCTAGTTTTTAA
- the ftsL gene encoding cell division protein FtsL, producing MKAKAVNRKPNLFVEIFKGLGVNKLTLALLVVILASSLSVVQVTHLARQQLIEQDKLLQERDELDLEWRYLLVEEEFYSQHARIEEVATMQLEMKRPTSKDEQVVVLQ from the coding sequence ATGAAAGCTAAAGCGGTGAATCGCAAACCTAATTTATTTGTAGAGATTTTTAAAGGCCTAGGAGTAAACAAGCTGACCTTGGCCTTGTTGGTTGTGATTCTGGCTTCAAGCTTGAGTGTGGTTCAGGTGACGCATCTGGCGCGCCAACAATTGATAGAACAAGATAAATTACTGCAAGAGCGCGATGAGCTCGATCTAGAGTGGCGTTACTTGCTTGTTGAAGAAGAGTTTTATTCCCAGCATGCGCGTATTGAAGAAGTCGCAACCATGCAATTAGAAATGAAACGGCCTACTAGCAAAGATGAACAAGTGGTGGTACTGCAATGA
- a CDS encoding AAA family ATPase, whose protein sequence is MKKRIVLTGGPGGGKTTAIDLLRREFSNQIVVVPESATMLFSGGIERGDATHLIKAHQQAIFSLQKHLEHIQRTMHPDRLMLCDRGSLDGLAYWPGEQDEFFKCLNTSLEIELNQYDAVIFFETAAKSGQSIHSNNPVRNESDQQAILLDDKLQAVWSQHPNFNLVKSSESFIQKVMFGIDTIRKVMDSYN, encoded by the coding sequence GTGAAAAAAAGGATTGTATTAACAGGCGGCCCTGGCGGTGGTAAAACAACAGCCATCGATCTATTAAGACGTGAATTTTCTAATCAAATTGTTGTTGTACCAGAGTCTGCGACCATGCTGTTCAGCGGTGGTATAGAACGTGGTGATGCAACTCACCTTATTAAAGCTCACCAACAGGCTATCTTCAGCTTACAAAAACACCTTGAACATATTCAGCGAACAATGCACCCTGATCGTTTAATGCTTTGCGATCGTGGTAGTTTAGATGGGCTTGCCTATTGGCCCGGTGAGCAAGATGAGTTTTTTAAGTGTTTAAACACCAGCCTAGAAATCGAACTTAACCAGTATGATGCGGTGATCTTTTTTGAAACAGCTGCTAAGTCTGGGCAAAGCATTCATTCTAATAACCCTGTAAGAAACGAATCTGATCAGCAAGCTATTTTGCTTGATGACAAACTACAAGCTGTTTGGTCACAGCACCCTAATTTTAATTTAGTGAAAAGTTCAGAGTCATTTATTCAAAAGGTGATGTTTGGCATCGACACTATCCGCAAGGTCATGGATAGTTATAACTAA
- a CDS encoding YihY/virulence factor BrkB family protein, translating to MSKDNRGYQARSPMEIPMRGWWDISKRVYHNLSQDNLSFVAAGVAFYALLAIFPALAAIVSVYAYFASPTDIYDQLDKVIAILPESSRDIILLQVSGITQQSQKVLSASAIGTLLLTVWSSSKGCQALITACNITYHQRNKRQFFIALVVRFLFSLGAIVVALVALLIIGILPIVLNLVGLTELIDLMIKLVTWPLLAIIFNCALAFLYRYAPHRTPAKWRWITPGSIIATLLWIIASIGFSYYVSQFASYNETYGSLGGVVIMLMWLYISAYIIIFGAAINASAEQQTLVDSTIGPEKEVGERGATVADRLTRQQNEHS from the coding sequence ATGAGTAAGGACAACCGAGGTTACCAAGCTCGCTCACCAATGGAGATCCCAATGCGAGGTTGGTGGGATATCAGCAAGCGGGTTTATCACAACCTATCACAAGACAATTTATCTTTTGTGGCGGCGGGTGTGGCGTTTTATGCCTTATTGGCGATTTTCCCTGCGCTGGCGGCCATTGTTTCTGTGTATGCTTATTTTGCTTCGCCAACAGATATTTACGATCAGCTCGATAAAGTGATTGCCATTTTACCTGAAAGTAGCCGTGACATCATTTTGCTTCAGGTTAGTGGTATCACTCAGCAATCACAAAAGGTATTGAGTGCCAGTGCTATAGGTACTTTATTATTGACTGTTTGGAGTAGCAGTAAAGGCTGCCAAGCACTCATCACTGCCTGTAATATTACTTATCATCAGCGTAACAAGCGCCAGTTTTTTATAGCATTAGTGGTGCGTTTTTTATTTTCGTTGGGTGCTATTGTAGTTGCGCTGGTGGCGTTATTGATCATTGGCATTTTACCGATAGTGCTTAACTTAGTTGGCTTAACTGAGCTTATCGATTTAATGATTAAGCTTGTTACTTGGCCGCTATTAGCCATTATTTTTAATTGTGCTTTAGCATTTTTATATCGTTATGCACCGCATAGGACGCCCGCTAAGTGGCGTTGGATCACACCAGGTTCAATTATCGCTACGTTACTTTGGATCATCGCATCAATCGGTTTTTCATATTATGTATCGCAATTTGCAAGCTACAACGAAACCTATGGATCGTTAGGTGGTGTGGTGATCATGTTGATGTGGCTTTATATCAGCGCATACATCATCATTTTTGGTGCGGCCATTAATGCCAGTGCTGAGCAGCAAACCTTAGTAGATAGCACCATAGGTCCAGAGAAAGAAGTTGGAGAGCGGGGTGCTACAGTGGCTGATAGGTTAACTAGACAACAAAATGAACATTCTTGA
- the mraZ gene encoding division/cell wall cluster transcriptional repressor MraZ: MFRGASSLSLDDKGRFAVPTKYRDAILSEDQGTVICTVALNEPCLWLYPLAEWLEIEERLLKISNMNPRARRMQRMLLGNATEYQLDKNGRILLAPSLRAHADLGKKIMLVGLMNKFEIWDEDRWHEQMRQDTEIERLGDFEANPEFDNFSL, translated from the coding sequence ATGTTTCGGGGTGCGAGCTCTCTGAGTTTGGATGATAAAGGACGCTTTGCGGTACCAACTAAGTACCGAGATGCGATCTTGTCTGAAGATCAGGGAACGGTTATTTGCACTGTGGCCTTAAATGAACCTTGTTTGTGGTTATACCCGCTAGCAGAATGGCTCGAAATTGAAGAACGATTATTAAAGATTTCGAACATGAATCCACGCGCTCGCCGCATGCAACGTATGTTGCTCGGTAACGCTACAGAATATCAACTAGATAAAAATGGCCGAATTTTGCTGGCGCCGTCGTTGCGCGCACATGCAGATCTTGGAAAAAAAATCATGTTGGTTGGCTTGATGAACAAGTTTGAGATTTGGGATGAAGATCGTTGGCATGAACAAATGCGCCAAGATACTGAAATTGAACGCCTAGGCGACTTTGAGGCGAATCCTGAGTTCGATAACTTCTCACTCTAA